One part of the Dermacentor silvarum isolate Dsil-2018 chromosome 6, BIME_Dsil_1.4, whole genome shotgun sequence genome encodes these proteins:
- the LOC119456522 gene encoding uncharacterized protein LOC119456522 isoform X2 produces MHTVRNFFSIMLVCAGFSAVLAQQGYGGAGGYGGAGAGGAYGGGAGSGGYGGAGAYGGGAGAYGGGAGAYGGGAPGGGAVYTGSSVAPAGGYGGGDYGGAATGGAAAYGGAPAAGGAYGAASPYSGSFDFTNNVNHAGYGAGVGGVQAAGGYGGAQATATQGYAASGGLGQGASYGGAAGLGAGYGAGAAGAGGAGLGVSYGGAGGYGGGAGGYGAASGLAGAAQVYGGGASGAGGYGGGFHQQGGASGGY; encoded by the exons ATGCACACCGTC AGGAATTTCTTCAGCATAATGCTGGTCTGCGCTGGCTTCTCGGCGGTGCTTGCCCAGCAAGGATACGGTGGAGCTGGCGGCTACGGCGGCGCTGGCGCCGGCGGAGCTTACGGTGGTGGCGCCGGATCTGGAGGCTACGGTGGAGCGGGTGCCTATGGAG GTGGAGCGGGTGCCTACGGAGGCGGAGCGGGTGCCTACGGAGGTGGAGCGCCCGGCGGCGGAGCTGTCTACACAGGATCGA GTGTCGCTCCTGCCGGAGGTTACGGTGGAGGCGACTACGGCGGCGCCGCGACGGGCGGCGCGGCAGCCTATGGAGGAGCTCCTGCAGCCGGAGGAGCGTACGGCGCCGCGAGCCCATACAGCGGTTCCTTCGACTTCACCAACAACGTGAACCACGCCGGTTACGGTGCGGGCGTCGGCGGTGTCCAGGCAGCCGGCGGATACGGTGGTGCCCAGGCCACCGCAACCCAGGGCTACGCTGCCTCCGGAGGACTCGGCCAGGGTGCTAGCTATGGTGGAGCGGCTGGCCTTGGAGCTGGCTACGGCGCCGGAGCCGCTGGAGCTGGCGGAGCCGGACTTGGGGTATCCTACGGAGGCGCCGGTGGCTATGGAGGCGG CGCCGGAGGCTACGGTGCAGCGTCCGGTCTGGCTGGAGCTGCCCAGGTGTATGGTGGTGGTGCCTCAGGAGCCGGCGGATACGGAGGCGGATTCCATCAGCAGGGAGGCGCCAGCGGTGGATACTGA
- the LOC119456522 gene encoding uncharacterized protein LOC119456522 isoform X1 encodes MHTVRNFFSIMLVCAGFSAVLAQQGYGGAGGYGGAGAGGAYGGGAGSGGYGGAGAYGGGAGAYGGGAGAYGGGAGAYGGGAGAYGGGAPGGGAVYTGSSVAPAGGYGGGDYGGAATGGAAAYGGAPAAGGAYGAASPYSGSFDFTNNVNHAGYGAGVGGVQAAGGYGGAQATATQGYAASGGLGQGASYGGAAGLGAGYGAGAAGAGGAGLGVSYGGAGGYGGGAGGYGAASGLAGAAQVYGGGASGAGGYGGGFHQQGGASGGY; translated from the exons ATGCACACCGTC AGGAATTTCTTCAGCATAATGCTGGTCTGCGCTGGCTTCTCGGCGGTGCTTGCCCAGCAAGGATACGGTGGAGCTGGCGGCTACGGCGGCGCTGGCGCCGGCGGAGCTTACGGTGGTGGCGCCGGATCTGGAGGCTACGGTGGAGCGGGTGCCTATGGAGGTGGAGCGGGTGCCTACGGAGGTGGAGCGGGTGCCTACGGAGGTGGAGCGGGTGCCTACGGAGGCGGAGCGGGTGCCTACGGAGGTGGAGCGCCCGGCGGCGGAGCTGTCTACACAGGATCGA GTGTCGCTCCTGCCGGAGGTTACGGTGGAGGCGACTACGGCGGCGCCGCGACGGGCGGCGCGGCAGCCTATGGAGGAGCTCCTGCAGCCGGAGGAGCGTACGGCGCCGCGAGCCCATACAGCGGTTCCTTCGACTTCACCAACAACGTGAACCACGCCGGTTACGGTGCGGGCGTCGGCGGTGTCCAGGCAGCCGGCGGATACGGTGGTGCCCAGGCCACCGCAACCCAGGGCTACGCTGCCTCCGGAGGACTCGGCCAGGGTGCTAGCTATGGTGGAGCGGCTGGCCTTGGAGCTGGCTACGGCGCCGGAGCCGCTGGAGCTGGCGGAGCCGGACTTGGGGTATCCTACGGAGGCGCCGGTGGCTATGGAGGCGG CGCCGGAGGCTACGGTGCAGCGTCCGGTCTGGCTGGAGCTGCCCAGGTGTATGGTGGTGGTGCCTCAGGAGCCGGCGGATACGGAGGCGGATTCCATCAGCAGGGAGGCGCCAGCGGTGGATACTGA